The Anomaloglossus baeobatrachus isolate aAnoBae1 chromosome 7, aAnoBae1.hap1, whole genome shotgun sequence sequence TCCATCCCATCAGATTACTCAGGCATCGAGTCTATACAGGGAATGAATGGATAGGCAGCCGCACATAGGAACAGCTCTCTCATTGATACCTATGGGCGTTAAAGCAATAAAGCAGGCTTGCAGACATGTCAAAAGTCAAAGATGGGAATATCACTTTAGTGCTTTCCAATGCCAGAATAAGCAGAACAGAGTTTAGCAAGAAGATTTGCAGTACCCTAATCGAGAGGAAACATCGGCAGTCTAGAGCCCTGAGAATCTTCTATTACCCGCAGCGCCTCTTTATTAGCAGACTGCTGTGACATTACTTAGCGGTGTACCCTTGACATCACAgaggcctactaatcagaagaggcgccAGGAAAGCCACATGTAGATTTGCACAGCTCACCTGGAGATCGCGAACTACACATGAGCAAAAGGTGCTCTTAAGACTTGCCGATTATTTGGTTCAGATTTCCTCAATTAtgataggaaaaaaaaaaccaaacctaccTGGGCTATCAGAGTGCTCTCCATGCTGCAAATGGATACCTGCAGCATCCACAGAGTTTACTGTAACAGTCTGCAGATTTGGCAACTGACCCGCACTTAAGCTAACTGGCGTACCTCCTCCGGCAACCTGGCCAAGTGTGAGTGTCTGAACGGGCGTCAATGTTATCTGTTGAGGAGACGAATTCTGAATCTGCAGGTTTTGCAAGTTCTGCACGCCTTGAACTTGAAATGTTTGCCAGGCAATTTGGCCAGAAGGAGTCACTGTTTGGGCTTGGATCAAGAACGTTCCAGGGTTCAGCTGCAACTGAAGGTTTTGCAAAGCTTGTGACGATATGCCTTGTCCTCCAGCCTGAACAGCCTGGATTGCCTGTTGTGCAATGCTCTGCACTAGTTGGGCTTGACTGTTGGACTGCTGACTATCTTGAAGCTGGATTTGCTGTACCATTGGTTGGGATGTGGTGACCTGAATGTTCTGCGAATCATCAGAAATTGAAGTCTGGATGTAGTTTCCCTGAAGATCTGTTTGCACGTGCCCAGATGGACTGTCGGCCAAACTGTTTCCACCCTGGTGAAGCATTCCTGAACTGTCTATAGTAACAGGAAGCTGAGATGAAGAAGAGGTTGGCACAAACAAATCTGTTTCCGAGTTTGTTTCACCGACTTCAGGAGAAACATGCTCTTGCTCTGCAGTCCTTTCAGAAGTTTCAGAGCCATCTATGGCTTGACCTGCACTTATCAAGTGTCCATCTGCAGTAATTCCCGTCATGGCTTCTGTGCTACCTGACAGACCCAGCGAATCTAGGTCAACACTATTTATAGGGACAAAAGTGATGTTACCAGGAAGACCAAGTGGGACGTTAGCAACGACTTGGGTCTGTCCTCCATATGTTGAGCCGCCGATTGTAACTCCTTGAATCTGCTGAAGTTGTCCAGCTTGGGTTAATATATTTGGATTGGATGACAAAAGACTAGCAGAATTTCCAGGAATAATCTGAATCTGACCGGATTCTTGATCTAAACCCCCATTATCAGCAGAGGTGGCAAAGCCAAGCTGGACCTGTTGACCATCGGATGTCTGAAGCTGTGGTATAACTTGATACTGCACATTAGAAAGCGTGCCATTAGCAGTGTCTGTTCCTGGCGCTACAGAAAAGAGATGCTGATTCTGCAGAGTCTGAATAGGCAGCACATACTGTCCGCTGGATGTCACCGTAGCACCACCCGGAAGCTGAACTATGTTTCCAGCTTCATCTTTCAACGCAGCTTGGGCAGGAGTCAAGACTTCCCATCTGTTCGGGCCTGCTGTCAATTGCACGGATGTCAAATCCTCGGTCTGTATGGAAAAAGGATAACATTTAATATTGGACATCGGTAATCTACAACAGAATTTCTTGTTTCCATCATTCCAATTAGAATTTTTAATTctagttaaaaaaatgttttagacCTGTTCCTAAATACCCTCAAGAAGATCAAGCCAAGATCAAAATGCTACAAGAACGCATCAAGCAATCTCTAGTGCGGTCGGTCTCTGTAATTCTCATAGCTAGGTGTGCTGCGAGGTCATATGGACCGGAGAAATGACTACCACCAAGATCTGTAGACGCCTCTTTGGTAAACAGTGGCCATAACCTACTGATAATGGCAGACAAGCAGACACCAAGGAATTTACCATAATTTCATGGCATCTGCTCTCCTTTAGTCAAACAAAAATCACAATTAGGCCTAATTATTACAAACATTTATTTGGTCCAAGTGGTGTCCATGTGGAAAATGCACTGCACACGGACAAGCGCAATGACCAATGTTGAtcaatgtgttttttttcctcaaggtggctcagtggttagcattgttgccTCCCACTTTAAAGACCTACTGATAAGGGATTTACACAGGGCGCCTTTGTGTGCATGTTATTCGGTCCATAAAATACACAGCGTTTTTACAGTACCAGTATAATCCATATTTATGAAATCACATTCATACACTTTTCCAGGCATATTTTCAGCCCTGTTTGACAAAACGCAGCATATAAAATTTAACATTTAGCTATTCATgcatttaaatggaacctgtcatcagaaatttagctataaacctaaaagttcccccctctgcagctcctgggctgcattctaggaagcttcctatagtttttgtggccccttttattccaaaataaatactttacaaacttgtacctttttgtatgcaaatttcttaaatcttccatgggggcgggctgcctgatgtacgttgctgtcctcctgccgatctaagccgcccccgaacgctgaatttcaaacctcaggacgccgcccctgggcgcccgtggtcccgcgcatgcactgtgctactgtagcggtgccgtgcacgtgtgaccgctggtgatgcttttgcgcgggcaccgactgctccgtccgctcctcccatctatttcctgctgctgagcaggatgggaaggaggtgacgtccggtcatctggccagcgagcgcttgcgcagaatgctggaggaagaggggaaagtgcggtcacgaggttatgggcggcacttgctgatgacactcacagcgccgcccataacctcgtgcccgcgcaaagtgtcactagcggtcacacgtgcacacagtgcacggcaccactacagtagcacagcgcatgcgcgggaccacgggcgcccaggggcggcgtcctgaggtttgaaattcagcgttcgggggcggcgtagatcggcaggaggacagcaacgtacatcaggcagcccgcccacatggaaaatttaagaaat is a genomic window containing:
- the SP3 gene encoding transcription factor Sp3 isoform X1, producing MTAPEQPVKREEMAAMEVDGQSEYLQHGNSSDESDQGGGGQTEDLTSVQLTAGPNRWEVLTPAQAALKDEAGNIVQLPGGATVTSSGQYVLPIQTLQNQHLFSVAPGTDTANGTLSNVQYQVIPQLQTSDGQQVQLGFATSADNGGLDQESGQIQIIPGNSASLLSSNPNILTQAGQLQQIQGVTIGGSTYGGQTQVVANVPLGLPGNITFVPINSVDLDSLGLSGSTEAMTGITADGHLISAGQAIDGSETSERTAEQEHVSPEVGETNSETDLFVPTSSSSQLPVTIDSSGMLHQGGNSLADSPSGHVQTDLQGNYIQTSISDDSQNIQVTTSQPMVQQIQLQDSQQSNSQAQLVQSIAQQAIQAVQAGGQGISSQALQNLQLQLNPGTFLIQAQTVTPSGQIAWQTFQVQGVQNLQNLQIQNSSPQQITLTPVQTLTLGQVAGGGTPVSLSAGQLPNLQTVTVNSVDAAGIHLQHGEHSDSPGIRIKEEEPDPEEWQLTGDSTVNTNDLTHLRVQVVDDELDQPNQEGKRLRRVACTCPNCKDGAGRGTNLGKKKQHICHIPGCGKVYGKTSHLRAHLRWHSGERPFVCTWMFCGKRFTRSDELQRHRRTHTGEKKFVCPECSKRFMRSDHLAKHIKTHQNKKGIHASSAVLASIEAKPEDTLITAEGTTLILANIQQGSVAGIGTVNTGTSSQDLLSNSEIPLQLVTVSGNETIE
- the SP3 gene encoding transcription factor Sp3 isoform X2 — its product is MTAPEQPVKREEMAAMEVDGQSEYLQHGNSSDESDQGGGGQTEDLTSVQLTAGPNRWEVLTPAQAALKDEAGNIVQLPGGATVTSSGQYVLPIQTLQNQHLFSVAPGTDTANGTLSNVQYQVIPQLQTSDGQQVQLGFATSADNGGLDQESGQIQIIPGNSASLLSSNPNILTQAGQLQQIQGVTIGGSTYGGQTQVVANVPLGLPGNITFVPINSVDLDSLGLSGSTEAMTGITADGHLISAGQAIDGSETSERTAEQEHVSPEVGETNSETDLFVPTSSSSQLPVTIDSSGMLHQGGNSLADSPSGHVQTDLQGNYIQTSISDDSQNIQVTTSQPMVQQIQLQDSQQSNSQAQLVQSIAQQAIQAVQAGGQGISSQALQNLQLQLNPGTFLIQAQTVTPSGQIAWQTFQVQGVQNLQNLQIQNSSPQQITLTPVQTLTLGQVAGGGIRIKEEEPDPEEWQLTGDSTVNTNDLTHLRVQVVDDELDQPNQEGKRLRRVACTCPNCKDGAGRGTNLGKKKQHICHIPGCGKVYGKTSHLRAHLRWHSGERPFVCTWMFCGKRFTRSDELQRHRRTHTGEKKFVCPECSKRFMRSDHLAKHIKTHQNKKGIHASSAVLASIEAKPEDTLITAEGTTLILANIQQGSVAGIGTVNTGTSSQDLLSNSEIPLQLVTVSGNETIE